In Drosophila pseudoobscura strain MV-25-SWS-2005 chromosome 4, UCI_Dpse_MV25, whole genome shotgun sequence, the following proteins share a genomic window:
- the LOC4816460 gene encoding WAS/WASL-interacting protein family member 3, with protein MRVARLQASIASLLLLCCVMGTATAYPSAEGPSQWLMEQARALQIDDVTMGELWRTKQPVVITKPDAEGQMFSVTFELSADGTSISRTTTRETRPARLEANVDAAKPNEDWELLPNRLSQQFSPNLGTDFGFSLSNGFGSTFGSFGSSNGFPQWPAHWPSFNLPPGVTPRTTTKTETDDQGRTVTSVSSFYSGPLHPGTNLFESQFPNSAAPRPAVPASLPVLPHQPFPGQAPPPNPNRPSLGFPLPAMPSPRSTTPLPALAPSFGLDMLTTTPLPPLDDFLQQRTTPRIDGNTDESIPPPLPTRRPTANAPQEGDKSIEDYLSKVNLSPSDILAQNGEVVKTIVDKDGRVLSARFVLSTVREEEQIRQEPQPTK; from the exons ATGAGGGTCGCTAGACTACAGGCCAGCATCGCcagcttgctgctgctctgttgCGTG AtgggaacagcaacagcgtaTCCCAGTGCCGAGGGACCCAGCCAGTGGTTAATGGAACAGGCCAGGGCGCTGCAAATCGATGACGTGACTATGGGAGAGCTGTGGCGCACTAAGCAGCCGGTGGTTATCACTAAGCCGGACGCTGAGGGTCAGATGTTCTCAGTGACCTTCGAGCTGTCGGCGGACGGAACGAGCATCTCGCGAACTACAACGAGGGAGACTCGCCCGGCAAGACTGGAGGCGAATGTAGACGCGGCTAAGCCCAATGAGGACTGGGAGCTACTACCCAATCGACTGAGCCAACAGTTTAGCCCGAATCTTGGCACGGACTTCGGATTTTCATTGAGCAATGGCTTTGGCAGCACCTTCGGCAGCTTCGGAAGCTCAAACGGTTTTCCCCAGTGGCCAGCTCATTGGCCATCATTCAATTTGCCACCCGGGGTAACGCCACGCACCACCACCAAGACCGAGACGGATGATCAAGGACGGACCGTCACGAGTGTGTCCAGCTTCTACAGCGGCCCGCTGCATCCGGGAACTAATCTATTCGAGTCGCAGTTTCCAAATTCAGCAGCACCCAGGCCCGCCGTTCCTGCTTCTCTCCCAGTCCTGCCCCACCAACCCTTCCCGGGACAAGCACCGCCACCCAATCCCAATCGGCCTTCATTGGGCTTTCCCCTTCCTGCAATGCCTAGTCCCCGTTCGACTACACCTCTACCCGCACTGGCTCCTAGCTTCGGGCTGGACATGTTAACGACCACGCCTCTTCCACCTCTCGACGATTTTTTGCAGCAGAGGACGACCCCCAGAATAGATGGGAATACAGATGAGAGCATTCCGCCTCCATTGCCCACCAGACGACCAACGGCGAATGCTCCACAAGAAGGGGACAAGTCGATCGAGGACTACCTATCGAAGGTGAATCTCAGCCCGTCGGATATATTAGCCCAGAATGGAGAAGTGGTCAAGACCATTGTGGATAAGGATGGACGCGTCCTGAGTGCCAGATTTGTCCTTAGCACTGTCAGAGAGGAGGAGCAAATCCGCCAGGAGCCTCAGCCCACCAAGTGA